The DNA window TCTGGGCTGTTTCAGTTCACTGCGGCCTTTGCTAGCGGCTCCGGGCAAGAGCGCGAGCGCAACCAGCCGCGAGCATCACATTGCCTTCCGGGAAGATCAGGTGCTCGAGATCATTGGCGGCAAGTACACCACCTACCGCTCGATGGCGGAAGAGGCGGCGGATCTGGTGTGTGGCCGGATTGCACCCAACCTCGTGCCGTCGCATCCCACCCGCAGTACGCCCTTCGCCGTGCCGACAGAACGTCCGGGAGGGATTCCGGAACGGATCGCCTGGGCCAAGCAGGAAGAGGGCTGCGAGACTCTCGAAGACTTTCTGACCTGTTCGACAAATTGGGCCTGGCAGAAGCGGTGGACGGCGGAAGAACTGGAGTCGATCGCCAGGGAGTTCTCTGGAGGAGTGGACGCGTTTCTGGAGCGGTATGCCCCATGCGATTGAGCCAGATCGGTCTCATTCTGAAGAGAGCGGCCATCGCTACCTATCGAAATGGACTGATCGACATCGCGAAAGGGGCTGCTTTCTCGGCATTGCTGAGCTTCTTTCCGGTGCTGACGACGCTGGCGACGGTGCTGGTGCAGGCGAATGCCGAGCGGGTATCGCAATCGATCGCGAAGTTCCTGTTTGAAGTGGTGCCGCCGGGCACGGAAGACGTTGTGCAGTATGCCTTCACCTTGCGCGGGGCGAGGCCGAATTACCTGATTGCGGGTGCGGCGCTGTTGTCGGTGTGGAGCGCCTCCGATGTGGTGGTGAGCCTGATGTCCGGCTTTCAGGCGGCCTATCGAACGCCAAATGCGCGCGGCTTCTGGCAACAGCGCCGGGTTGCAATTCTGCTGGTATTCTCGACTCTGTTGCCGACGATTGGGGCCTCGTTGTTGCTGGTTTTTGGGGAAAACATTGTCACGACCGCATTGTCGTGGATGGGCATTCTGGCGCCGGGAGAAGCGCTGCACGGG is part of the Bryobacter aggregatus MPL3 genome and encodes:
- a CDS encoding YihY/virulence factor BrkB family protein; its protein translation is MRLSQIGLILKRAAIATYRNGLIDIAKGAAFSALLSFFPVLTTLATVLVQANAERVSQSIAKFLFEVVPPGTEDVVQYAFTLRGARPNYLIAGAALLSVWSASDVVVSLMSGFQAAYRTPNARGFWQQRRVAILLVFSTLLPTIGASLLLVFGENIVTTALSWMGILAPGEALHGLAWFLTRSISLLLAVFILVVTTSWLYRFAPSLPQRWSRVWPGAIVTTVLWSLATLGFGWYVRNIATYNIMYGSIGAAIALLVWMYLLSLIALFGCAYNAEAEKLKKEGLLT